A window from Bordetella petrii encodes these proteins:
- a CDS encoding DUF883 family protein, with protein sequence MSLHTHRNRESSERVKGGLRELVAGVEDLLRSTASYSGADIESTRDRLKRQLDIAREQAHEWERSAVGRYRHASAATDEYVHDHAWKTAGLAIILGVAIGACLASDHWRR encoded by the coding sequence ATGAGCTTGCATACCCACCGCAACCGCGAGTCGAGCGAACGCGTGAAGGGCGGCCTGCGTGAGCTGGTCGCCGGGGTCGAGGACCTGCTGCGCTCGACGGCTTCCTACAGCGGTGCCGATATCGAGTCGACCCGCGACCGCCTGAAGCGCCAGCTGGACATTGCCCGCGAACAGGCCCACGAGTGGGAGCGTTCAGCCGTGGGCCGCTACCGGCATGCGTCGGCGGCCACGGACGAGTACGTCCACGACCATGCCTGGAAGACCGCCGGGTTGGCGATCATCCTGGGGGTGGCGATAGGCGCCTGCCTGGCGTCGGATCATTGGCGCCGTTGA